A genomic segment from Paenibacillus sp. FSL K6-1096 encodes:
- a CDS encoding PTS transporter subunit EIIC, with translation MNVIQEKSAVKPSKGNIINVIIDGISGIFLPIVNILSAAGIMKGLLAGAVALELLSKTEGTYTVLNAMADSLFHYLPLLLAFTAARKFGANPFTAVVIGGVMLYPSLTTLFENNEYIDFLGMSIKPVNYPASAIPIILAVGFLVFVERACVKILPEVIRGFFTPLISVVVVSSVTLLVFGPMGGLAGDVLADGYRAVYDLSSIGAGMVLGAIIQPMVIFGLHWSLVPLAINNISTGGSDTILALMGPAAFAQAGAALAVFIKSRDKQFRTLSLSASISALFGVTEPAMFGVNLPLRKPMVIVCIAGSIGGGMVGAFGSSAISFAFPGLATLPAYLGDGFGGFLIACATGFLIALIATLAVKLGPEPVAGQPAKPQL, from the coding sequence ATGAATGTAATTCAAGAGAAATCAGCTGTGAAGCCATCCAAAGGCAATATCATCAATGTGATTATTGACGGGATCTCCGGTATTTTTCTGCCGATCGTTAATATTCTGAGTGCTGCCGGTATTATGAAGGGACTTCTGGCCGGTGCGGTGGCGCTGGAGCTGCTGAGCAAGACGGAGGGCACCTATACGGTGCTGAATGCGATGGCGGACAGCCTGTTCCATTACCTTCCGCTGCTGCTGGCCTTCACGGCAGCCCGCAAATTCGGGGCCAACCCTTTTACGGCGGTCGTTATCGGCGGGGTTATGCTGTATCCGAGTCTGACCACACTATTCGAGAACAACGAATACATTGATTTTCTGGGCATGAGCATCAAGCCGGTGAACTATCCTGCAAGCGCTATTCCCATTATTCTTGCGGTGGGGTTCCTGGTCTTTGTCGAACGGGCCTGTGTCAAAATACTGCCGGAGGTCATCCGCGGCTTCTTCACTCCGCTAATCTCCGTGGTCGTGGTATCATCGGTGACGCTGCTGGTGTTCGGTCCGATGGGAGGGCTGGCCGGGGATGTGCTGGCAGACGGATACCGCGCCGTGTATGACCTCAGCTCTATCGGTGCCGGGATGGTGCTGGGAGCGATCATTCAGCCGATGGTGATCTTCGGCCTGCACTGGAGCCTGGTTCCGCTGGCGATCAACAACATCAGCACGGGGGGATCGGACACGATTCTGGCCCTGATGGGCCCCGCCGCCTTCGCCCAGGCCGGAGCCGCACTTGCCGTATTCATCAAGTCCAGAGACAAGCAATTCCGTACGCTGTCACTGTCGGCATCCATTTCAGCCTTGTTCGGTGTCACTGAGCCTGCGATGTTCGGAGTGAATCTGCCCTTGCGCAAGCCGATGGTCATTGTCTGCATCGCAGGCTCTATCGGAGGGGGGATGGTTGGAGCGTTTGGCTCGTCTGCGATCTCGTTTGCTTTTCCGGGACTGGCTACGCTGCCTGCTTATCTCGGGGACGGGTTCGGCGGATTCCTGATCGCCTGTGCCACCGGGTTCCTGATCGCCCTGATTGCCACGCTGGCGGTGAAGCTGGGACCGGAGCCGGTGGCGGGACAACCTGCCAAGCCACAGTTATAA
- a CDS encoding ABC-F family ATP-binding cassette domain-containing protein, with amino-acid sequence MSILNVEKLSHGFGDRAIFTDVSFRLLKGEHIGLIGANGEGKSTFMNIITGKLQPDEGKVEWAKRMRAGYLDQHAVLQQGQSIRDVLRGAFQYLFDMEQEMNDMYGKMGDVTPEELETLLEDVGTIQDMLTSQDFYMIDAKIDETARGLGLTDIGLDKDVHDLSGGQRTKVLLAKLLLEKPDILLLDEPTNYLDEQHINWLKRYLQEYENAFILISHDIPFLNSVINLIYHMENQSLSRYVGDYEYFQQVYEAKKAQLESAFKRQQQEIADLKDFVARNKASVATRNMAMSRQKKLDKMEVIEIAKEKPKPQFNFKQGRTSGKMVFETKDLVIGYDSPLSRPLDLSMERGQKIALVGANGIGKTTLLRSILGQIQPISGTARLGDLLEIGYFEQEMKDANYNTCIEEIWNEFPSFTQFEIRAALAKCGLTTKHIESKIAVLSGGEKAKVRLCKLINRESNLLVLDEPTNHLDVDAKEELQRALKAYKGSILLISHEPEFYRDIVTDTWNCESWTTKVF; translated from the coding sequence ATGAGTATATTAAATGTAGAAAAGCTAAGTCACGGCTTCGGCGACCGCGCCATCTTCACGGATGTGTCCTTCCGTCTGCTGAAGGGTGAGCATATCGGCCTGATCGGTGCAAACGGTGAAGGGAAATCCACCTTCATGAATATTATTACAGGCAAGCTGCAGCCGGACGAAGGCAAGGTGGAATGGGCGAAGCGGATGCGCGCCGGCTACCTGGATCAGCATGCAGTGCTTCAGCAGGGCCAATCCATCCGGGATGTGCTGCGCGGAGCCTTCCAATATCTGTTCGATATGGAACAAGAGATGAACGACATGTACGGCAAGATGGGGGATGTAACCCCTGAAGAGCTGGAGACGCTGCTGGAGGATGTCGGCACGATTCAGGACATGCTCACCAGCCAGGATTTCTATATGATTGATGCCAAAATCGACGAAACCGCCCGCGGTCTCGGTCTGACCGATATCGGACTGGACAAGGATGTCCATGATCTCAGCGGCGGACAGCGGACCAAGGTGCTGCTGGCTAAGCTCCTGCTGGAGAAGCCGGACATTCTGCTGCTCGACGAGCCTACGAACTATCTGGACGAACAGCATATCAACTGGCTGAAGCGTTATTTGCAGGAATATGAGAATGCCTTCATCCTGATCTCGCATGACATTCCGTTCCTGAACAGCGTGATCAACCTGATCTACCATATGGAGAATCAGTCGCTGTCGCGTTATGTGGGCGATTACGAGTATTTCCAGCAGGTCTATGAAGCGAAGAAGGCACAGCTCGAATCCGCATTCAAGCGCCAGCAGCAGGAGATTGCCGACCTGAAGGACTTCGTGGCCCGCAACAAGGCGAGCGTAGCGACCCGCAACATGGCCATGTCCCGCCAGAAGAAGCTCGATAAGATGGAAGTCATTGAGATTGCCAAGGAGAAGCCGAAGCCGCAGTTTAACTTCAAGCAGGGACGGACCTCCGGCAAAATGGTGTTCGAGACCAAGGATCTGGTCATCGGCTACGATTCTCCATTATCGAGACCGCTGGACCTGAGCATGGAGCGCGGACAAAAAATCGCCCTCGTCGGCGCCAACGGCATCGGGAAAACAACCTTGCTGCGCAGTATTCTCGGCCAGATCCAGCCAATTTCCGGCACGGCCAGACTTGGGGATCTGCTGGAGATCGGGTATTTCGAGCAGGAGATGAAGGATGCGAACTACAACACCTGTATTGAAGAGATCTGGAATGAATTCCCGTCCTTCACCCAGTTCGAGATTCGCGCAGCCCTCGCCAAGTGCGGCCTTACCACCAAGCATATCGAGAGCAAGATTGCCGTATTAAGCGGCGGCGAGAAAGCCAAGGTGCGCCTGTGCAAGCTGATCAACCGGGAGAGCAACCTGCTGGTACTCGATGAGCCGACCAACCACCTTGATGTCGATGCGAAGGAAGAGCTGCAGCGTGCGCTCAAAGCGTACAAGGGCAGCATTCTGCTGATCTCGCATGAGCCTGAATTTTACCGTGATATTGTGACAGATACCTGGAACTGCGAATCATGGACGACCAAAGTATTCTAG
- a CDS encoding GNAT family protein, giving the protein MYLVNGNLVIRDATNDDAQQLCIWWNDGRVMAHAGFPNGLGITEQEVLTRLQTGKDSERKGRLILEIDAAPVGEMSYSAVSEHVVEIGIKICEFSQQNKGAGTQFLEMLIRYLFEAERYRKIILDTNIKNTRAQHVYEKLGFRKTAVRKNAWTDQLGELQTFIDYELSVTEWALR; this is encoded by the coding sequence TTGTATTTGGTAAATGGGAACCTAGTCATCCGGGATGCAACTAATGACGATGCTCAACAGCTATGCATATGGTGGAACGATGGCAGGGTTATGGCACATGCCGGATTTCCAAATGGGTTAGGAATCACGGAACAAGAGGTGCTAACAAGACTTCAGACCGGGAAGGATTCTGAGCGGAAAGGACGCCTGATTCTGGAAATCGATGCTGCTCCTGTAGGAGAAATGAGTTACAGTGCAGTTTCGGAGCATGTGGTGGAGATTGGTATCAAAATCTGTGAGTTCAGTCAACAAAATAAAGGCGCAGGCACACAGTTTTTGGAGATGCTGATCCGTTATTTATTTGAAGCAGAGAGATATCGCAAGATCATACTTGATACCAATATTAAGAATACTAGGGCACAGCATGTGTACGAGAAGCTCGGTTTTCGGAAAACAGCGGTGCGAAAGAATGCCTGGACAGATCAACTTGGCGAGTTGCAGACTTTTATTGACTATGAGTTGTCTGTAACGGAATGGGCTCTACGTTAG